One genomic segment of Pseudomonas sp. p1(2021b) includes these proteins:
- a CDS encoding iron-containing redox enzyme family protein gives MTVMTRKAAPVAPALAANDSLERRYQALLQGRCEDSALWLAEQLDRADTLPDDLPTSPAQLDDWSARHAAKVARDHAVYLQARRKGAPRRYFANRAQALWFLQQVAPTKAVDGAWLQGLLPQWPDPRYHGLIRTYLEELGDGDPRCNHVLIYQRLLSRLGCLEPLPLAPERYLQGAVQLALGQNTEAFLPEVIGYNLGYEQPPLHLLITTYELAELGIDGHYFQLHVTIDNAASGHAHKAIQALRQLWPAEDGEGFYQRVRRGYRLNDLGTDTPSLIASFDLEGELLAALERKRAFGQMMHSDHCRLQGRTINDWLSETDALPGFLTALQDQGWVRRGQDPARSRLWKLIEGPAAAMFGVFSAYEKQLWHDWIADGWEAPRQPRVAPGSWQLDVELDHIDGERAPLPVLIERMAGNGHALPEGLRATRAYIQATGLAQEEPR, from the coding sequence ATGACGGTCATGACCCGCAAGGCCGCCCCCGTGGCGCCGGCCTTGGCCGCGAACGACAGCCTGGAGCGACGCTACCAGGCCCTGCTGCAAGGCCGCTGCGAAGACAGCGCCCTATGGCTCGCCGAACAACTGGACCGGGCTGACACGCTGCCCGATGACCTGCCCACCTCACCCGCGCAACTGGACGATTGGTCCGCGCGGCATGCCGCCAAGGTCGCCCGTGACCACGCGGTCTACCTGCAGGCGCGGCGCAAAGGGGCGCCGCGCCGCTATTTCGCCAACCGCGCCCAGGCCCTGTGGTTCCTGCAGCAGGTGGCACCGACCAAGGCGGTGGATGGCGCTTGGCTGCAGGGCTTGTTGCCCCAATGGCCCGACCCGCGCTACCACGGGCTGATCCGCACCTACCTGGAAGAACTGGGCGATGGCGACCCGCGCTGCAACCATGTGCTGATCTACCAGCGACTGCTCAGCCGCCTGGGCTGCCTGGAACCCTTGCCCCTGGCGCCGGAGCGCTACCTGCAAGGGGCCGTGCAGCTGGCCCTTGGGCAGAACACCGAGGCGTTCCTGCCCGAGGTGATCGGTTACAACCTGGGCTACGAGCAACCGCCGCTGCACCTGCTGATCACCACCTATGAGCTGGCCGAACTGGGCATCGATGGCCACTACTTCCAGCTGCATGTGACCATCGACAACGCCGCCAGCGGCCATGCTCACAAGGCCATCCAGGCGCTGCGCCAGCTTTGGCCGGCAGAGGATGGCGAAGGGTTCTACCAGCGGGTACGGCGCGGCTACCGGCTAAACGACCTGGGCACCGACACCCCCAGCCTGATCGCCAGCTTCGACCTCGAGGGCGAACTGCTCGCGGCCTTGGAGCGCAAGCGTGCCTTCGGCCAGATGATGCATTCGGACCACTGCCGCCTGCAGGGGCGCACCATCAACGACTGGTTGTCCGAGACGGACGCCTTGCCGGGCTTTCTCACGGCCCTGCAGGACCAGGGCTGGGTGCGCCGGGGCCAAGACCCGGCGCGCAGCCGCCTGTGGAAGCTGATCGAGGGCCCGGCCGCCGCCATGTTCGGCGTGTTCAGCGCCTATGAGAAGCAGCTTTGGCACGACTGGATCGCCGATGGCTGGGAGGCGCCCCGGCAACCGCGGGTGGCGCCTGGTAGCTGGCAACTGGATGTCGAGCTGGACCACATAGACGGTGAGCGCGCACCGTTGCCGGTGCTGATCGAACGTATGGCTGGCAACGGCCACGCTCTACCGGAAGGCCTGCGCGCAACCCGCGCCTATATCCAGGCCACCGGGCTTGCCCAGGAGGAACCCCGCTGA
- a CDS encoding methyltransferase yields MLLDEEQIQADEALLQLGRRLHADGYRFTCVTPATHARNNAREGTDRARTLRDVFGWSRPFAPSLISADELAQLAAAQVLVEEGELLRSTVRWSSLDDLLLVHSAFPTDASDAVFFGPDSYRFAQVIHDHLQRSPNRVQHAVDIGCGSGVGALLIARAAQHAQVSAVDINPLALRYTAINAALAGVGNLSVEPSDLLDGITGTFDLIVANPPYMLDASERVYRHGGGALGAELSLRIVEQARERLSPGGSLLLYTGVAIVEGRDALLEAIRLRLAGPQWSWVYREVDPDVFGEQLLEPGYERVERIAAVALTVTRNA; encoded by the coding sequence ATGCTGCTCGACGAAGAACAGATCCAGGCCGATGAGGCCCTGCTGCAACTGGGCCGGCGCCTGCACGCCGATGGTTATCGTTTCACCTGCGTGACGCCGGCGACCCATGCCCGCAACAACGCCCGCGAGGGTACCGACCGGGCGCGTACGCTGCGCGATGTGTTCGGCTGGAGCCGGCCGTTCGCACCTTCGCTGATCTCGGCCGACGAGCTTGCGCAACTGGCCGCGGCGCAGGTGCTGGTCGAAGAGGGCGAGCTGCTGCGCAGCACGGTGCGCTGGTCGAGCCTGGACGACCTGTTGCTGGTGCATTCGGCGTTCCCCACCGATGCCAGCGACGCCGTGTTCTTCGGCCCGGACAGCTACCGTTTCGCCCAGGTGATCCATGACCACCTGCAGCGCAGCCCCAACCGTGTCCAGCATGCCGTGGACATCGGGTGCGGCAGCGGTGTCGGCGCACTGCTGATTGCCCGTGCCGCCCAGCATGCCCAGGTCAGTGCGGTGGACATCAACCCGCTGGCCTTGCGCTACACCGCCATCAACGCCGCCCTGGCCGGGGTGGGCAATCTATCGGTGGAGCCGAGCGATCTGCTCGATGGCATCACCGGTACCTTCGACCTGATCGTCGCCAACCCGCCGTACATGCTCGATGCCAGCGAGCGGGTCTACCGTCATGGAGGTGGAGCGCTGGGTGCCGAACTGTCCTTGCGCATCGTCGAGCAGGCGCGTGAACGCCTCAGTCCAGGCGGCTCGCTGCTGTTGTACACGGGCGTCGCGATCGTCGAGGGCCGGGACGCGCTGCTCGAGGCCATTCGCCTGCGCCTGGCCGGGCCGCAGTGGAGCTGGGTGTACCGCGAAGTGGACCCGGACGTGTTCGGCGAACAGCTGCTCGAGCCGGGCTATGAGCGGGTCGAGCGCATCGCTGCGGTGGCGTTGACCGTCACCCGTAACGCGTGA